GCATCGGCCCTGAAACGGCCGACAGTATACTCCTTTATGCCCTGAAACGACCTGTCTTTGTTATCGATGCATACACAAAGAGGGTCCTCTCCAGACACGGCATACTCGTCGGAAAGGCCGACTATAATGAATTCCAGGAGCTATTTCACCTTGTGCTTCCGGAAGACGTTGTCCTTTTCAACGAATACCACGCCCTCTTCGTAAGGCTCGGCAAGGAATTATGCAGGCCGAAACCAAGATGCGATGGTTGTCCTCTACACCCTCTTCTTCCGTAAGAACTCCGCCACCACGTATCCCCCACAGGGTTGTGATGGATTGCCCTCCCTGTAATCACATCCGTCCGAAAGAAAGTCACATCTGCTGCAAATACTGTCTCTGAGCCAGGCATCCTCCGAGAAATCAGGCTCAATTCCCTCAGGCACTTCCGCCAACTCGTCAGGAGTGAAATTGTCCCGCAGAAACCTGTAGGTTCCACACAGGAGTTCCTCCTTTCCCTCCTTGTAAAAGGAACAGAAGCCCTTACAGATCACCTCCGTATAATCTTCCTGTTTCATAATCTTAGAAATAAAGACGGATTTTAAGTTAAAATATTAGACTTATTATACTCTTTCAGGAGGTTTGAAATCATGAAGATCCAAGGCAGCACATGGAAGTTTGGAGCAGATATAGACACCGATGCAATCATCCCTGCACGGTACCTCAACACTTCCGACCCTGCAGAACTTGCCGGGCATGTAATGGAGGATGCCGATCCCGGCTTCCACAACAAGGTGAAACCGGGCGATATTATTATAGCCGGCAAGAACTTCGGCTGCGGTTCTTCCCGAGAGCATGCCCCGATTGCCATCAAGGCTGCAGGGGTTCAGGCCGTGGTGGCAAAGAGCTTTGCCCGGATCTTTTACAGAAACGCCTTTAATATCGGCTTGCCCATATTTGAATCACCCGAGGCATCAGAGAGGATCGAGGAAGGCGATGAAATAGAGATCAACGCAGACACTGGTATAATCAGAAACATCACCAGGGCTGAAGAATATCCTGCCAAACCGATCCCGCCATTCATGCAGGAACTCATTAACGCTGGAGGATTAGTGGAATGGACAAAAAAGAAGATAAAAGCAGCATAACCGGGGAAGGACCCTTTATAACCGCTTTTGATCTTTACCTTTTTGGTGAGGGAAACCATCTCAGAATCTTTGAGAAACTCGGCTCCCACATCATCGGGAGAAACGGTCTGACGGGGGTGCACTTTGCCGTCTGGGCACCGAATGCCGAGGAAGTTAGCGTAATCGGCTCATTCAATGACTGGGACCCTGCACGGAGCAGGATGCAATGCCTGGATTCCTCAGGTATCTGGACAACATTTATCCCTAACATCGGGAAAGGGGCGCTGTACAAATACCACATCCGATCCAAGATTAACGGCTTTGTCCGGGTAAAGTCCGATCCCTACGGGTTTTTCTTTGAGGAACGCCCAAAGACGGCGACCATCATTTGGCCCCTCGACCGTTATAAGTGGAATGATATGGACTGGATGGAGGCAAGGACGAAGACAGACCAACTCAAGAAACCTCTCAGCATATACGAGGTCCATCTCGGTTCATGGATGAAGAGGGAGGACGGCGGGTTCCTTACTTACAGGGAGCTTGCGGAAAAACTGATCCCCTATGCCAAGGATCTGGGATTTACCCACCTTGAAATTCTACCCATCATGGAACATCCACTTGATGCATCCTGGGGATACCAGAGCACGGGATATTTTGCTCCAACGAGCAGATTCGGAAGGCCTGAGGACTTCATGTTCTTCGTGGACAGTTGCCATCAGGCGGGAATCGGTGTAATCCTTGACTGGGTTCCCGGCCATTTCCCAAAGGACGACCACGCCCTCAGGTTCTTTGACGGGACAGCCCTTTACGAGCATGCAGACCCAAGAAAAAGTGAGCACAAGGAATGGGGGACTCTGATCTTCAACTACGGAAGATACGAGGTGCGGAATTTTCTTCTCTCCTCCGCCTACTTCTGGCTCGACAGGTATCATATCGACGGCCTCCGGGTGGATGCCGTTGCCTCGATGCTCTATCTTGACTATGCAAAAAATGAGGGTGAGTGGGTTCCAAATATTTATGGGGGAAAGGAAAATCTTGAGGCTATCGACTTCCTCAAGCGGTTCAATGAAACAGCCCATCTCTACTTCCCCGGGATAGTTACAATTGCCGAGGAATCAACGGCCTGGCCCGGTGTTTCACGCCCCACATACCTCGGCGGGCTGGGGTTCACAATGAAGTGGAACATGGGCTGGATGCATGACACCCTTGAATACTTCTCAAAGGACCCGGTTCACAGGAAATACCACCACAGCCATCTCACCTTCAGCCTCCTCTATGCCTTTTCTGAAAACTTTGTTCTCCCCCTCTCCCATGACGAGGTAGTACACGGGAAAAAGTCCCTGCTTGACAGGATGCCGGGTGATGAGTGGCAGAAGTTTGCAAACCTCAGGACACTCTATGGATTCATGTACGGACATCCCGGCAAGAAACTCATCTTTATGGGTGGCGAATTCGGACAGTGGTGGGAATGGGACGCCGGCTCAGACCTTCAATGGTCTCTGCTTAACGAACCCCTCCACCAGGAGATGAAACAGTACTTGAGAGATCTCAACCGCATCTACAAAACAGAGCCCGCCCTTTATGAAGTGGACTTCCATCATGAGGGGTTCGAGTGGATTGATTTCTCCAACGCCGAGGAGAGTATAATCTCCTTTATAAGAAAGGCGAGGAACCCTGAAAACTTCCTTGTATTTGTATGCAATTTCACTCCCGTACCCAGGCAACACTACCTGACAGGGGTTCCGGAACCCGGCTTCTATCGTGAAATTCTCAACAGCGATGCAGAAATCTACGGCGGCACCAACATGGGGAACTTCGGTGGAGTTGAGACCGGAGGAAACTCCCTCCACGGAAAACCTTACTCCATAGAACTCGTCCTCCCCCCCCTGAGCGTCCTCATTTTCAAGAAAGGCAACGAGTGAAGCTCCCCGGCCAAAGGTCGGGGCATCCAGAATGAAAGAGGAAATCCTTAACCGTCAGCCCCTTATAGCCTCTTCAGTCAGTCTCCTCGCTGTAGTGAATATAGCCTCCTTCCCTTCAGGGGTACGAGACTCTATATAGAACCTCACCTTGGGTTCCGTGCCCGAGGGCCTTATCATCAGCCACGAACCGTCTTCAAGGAGAAGCTTCGTCCCATCCACCGTTATCACTTTCTTCACCTTCAGCGCCCTTTCGCCGATCTTTATCGTGCTCCCTTCAGGATATCTTTTCCGGATAATGGATAGCCTCTCTTTAAGGGGAGCACCTATGAGTGAGCGGTCAACCTCTATACCCGAACGGTCAGGATAGTAATAACCATACTCCTTAAAAAGGTCCGACAGATATTCACTCAGGTTCTTCCCTGTTGTGGCTACCATCTCGATCGCCAGGAGAAGACCGAACAGGGCGTCCTTCTCAAGGGTATGATTATAGCCGGAGATCCCATCCGATTCCTCAAACGCCACTATAGCCCTTTCTTTTGCCGATGGTATCAAGAATGGCCGGAAGTTCTTGAACCCCACCTGTGTTTCCCGTACGTGAATGCCATGCCGTTCTGCGATGGCATTCACGAAATTGCTTGTCCCTACGGATTTTACCGCCACACCATCTATTCCCTTATGTACATGAAGAAAATGCAATGCCATTGCACCGAAGTAGTTCATAGGTATCTGCATGACGTGGTCTGCAAAACGGATCCTGTCCCCATCGGGATCCATTATCACGCCTAACCTGTACCTTGCCCTTGATTCCCTCAGCCTCCTGACCGCCTCCGCCATGTTCCGCCCGGAAGGCTCAGGGGCCACTCCGCCAAAGAGATAGTCATCTTCCGTCCTCAGGAGCATAAGCCTGCCCCCTGAAACATTAAGGAGCCGTTGAGGCCGGCCCCTTGTTGCCCCGTGGACATGATCAACCACCACAAGGCAGTCCTCTTTCTCCAGAAAGGACCGGACCTTTCCGAGATCAACGGTTCCCCTCTCTTCTATGTACTTCAGGTACAGTTCCGTGGTGTCGATATCTTCACACAAGACATCGTCAGGATTAGTGCTGTCTTCAGGGAAGTTCGAGATCATAAGCCGGTTTGCCTCGGACTCGATCTGATCCGTTATCTCCTTACCGGCAGGGCCACCGTCTGAGGGGTTAAACTTGAACCCCTGGTAATTTGCCGGATTGTGGGAGGGAGTAATGTTGATTGAACAGGCGGCATGAAGCATCTCAATAGAGGCCGATATCTCCGGTGTTGTGGTCTCTCCACCATAGAAAACCCGTGCACCTTCGCCGGAGAGGATGGATAAAACGCTTTTTGCAAAATCAGGCCCCAGGAATCTATTGTCGTGACCGACGATAACCCCCCGCCTCTTTACGTCTTCAAAGTCCTTGATACCCAAGGCTTTTTTGATCACGGCATCATCGCTCTTCAGGACATTAATGATAGCCTGTGTAACCACCCGGATGTTCCGGAAGGTAAAATCCGTCCCGATTTCTCCCCGCCAGCCCGAGGTTCCGAATGTCACCCTTGCAGGGGCCTTGTTGTCCCTTGCAAAACGTTCAATCTCTTTAAGCAGCTCCGGGGCGTTCTTCTCCATAATCTCTCTCCACCACTGCCCTGCATTTTGAAAATTCATAGCTTTCGCTCCTTCAAAGTTTGTGCTGAATTATGATATTATACACTACTTCCTTTCACATGTTACATCTTGCGACATTTTACTGAATGCATTATCACTTATGGAGGAAACACCATGTCAAATACTTACAATATTGCGGTAATTCCCGGCGATGGAACGGGGCCTGAGGTCACGAATGAAGGCCTCAAAGTCCTCGATGCCGCCTCCCGGCGTTTTGGTTTTATACTCGACTATACACACTACGATTTCGGTGGTGAATATTACCTCAGGACAGCAGTGGCATTGCCTGAGAGTGCTATAGATGACCTCCGGGGGCATGACGCAATTCTCCTTGGCGCAATTGGTCATCCTGCCGTCAAGCCGGGAATTCTCGAAAAGGGGATCCTCCTCCGTATACGCTTTGAGCTTGATCAGTATATAAATCTCAGACCCATCAGGCTCTACCCCGGCGTTGAATGCCCCTTAAAAGACAAGGGACCCGAACATATCGACTTTGTGGTCGTTCGGGAAAACACCGAGGGCCTTTACGTGGGAGGCGGGGCCTTCCTGAGAAAGGATACGCCCCATGAGGTTGCAATACAGGAGTCCGTCAATACAAGATACGGCGCCGAAAGATGCATAAGGTTCGCCTTTGAATACTGCAAAAAAAGGAACAGGGACAGAAAGTTGACCCTCTGCGGCAAAACCAACGTACTCACATTTGCCTGGGATCTCTGGCAGAGGACATTCGATACGGTTACCAAAGAATACCCTGATATTACCGCAGACTATGCCCATGTGGATGCCATTACCATGTGGTTTGTCAAAAATCCTGAATGGTTTGATGTAATCGTCACTGATAACATGTTT
Above is a genomic segment from bacterium BMS3Abin08 containing:
- the DmdB gene encoding 2,3-dimethylmalate dehydratase small subunit, coding for MKIQGSTWKFGADIDTDAIIPARYLNTSDPAELAGHVMEDADPGFHNKVKPGDIIIAGKNFGCGSSREHAPIAIKAAGVQAVVAKSFARIFYRNAFNIGLPIFESPEASERIEEGDEIEINADTGIIRNITRAEEYPAKPIPPFMQELINAGGLVEWTKKKIKAA
- the glgB gene encoding 1,4-alpha-glucan branching enzyme GlgB; translated protein: MDKKEDKSSITGEGPFITAFDLYLFGEGNHLRIFEKLGSHIIGRNGLTGVHFAVWAPNAEEVSVIGSFNDWDPARSRMQCLDSSGIWTTFIPNIGKGALYKYHIRSKINGFVRVKSDPYGFFFEERPKTATIIWPLDRYKWNDMDWMEARTKTDQLKKPLSIYEVHLGSWMKREDGGFLTYRELAEKLIPYAKDLGFTHLEILPIMEHPLDASWGYQSTGYFAPTSRFGRPEDFMFFVDSCHQAGIGVILDWVPGHFPKDDHALRFFDGTALYEHADPRKSEHKEWGTLIFNYGRYEVRNFLLSSAYFWLDRYHIDGLRVDAVASMLYLDYAKNEGEWVPNIYGGKENLEAIDFLKRFNETAHLYFPGIVTIAEESTAWPGVSRPTYLGGLGFTMKWNMGWMHDTLEYFSKDPVHRKYHHSHLTFSLLYAFSENFVLPLSHDEVVHGKKSLLDRMPGDEWQKFANLRTLYGFMYGHPGKKLIFMGGEFGQWWEWDAGSDLQWSLLNEPLHQEMKQYLRDLNRIYKTEPALYEVDFHHEGFEWIDFSNAEESIISFIRKARNPENFLVFVCNFTPVPRQHYLTGVPEPGFYREILNSDAEIYGGTNMGNFGGVETGGNSLHGKPYSIELVLPPLSVLIFKKGNE
- the pgcA gene encoding phosphoglucomutase; its protein translation is MNFQNAGQWWREIMEKNAPELLKEIERFARDNKAPARVTFGTSGWRGEIGTDFTFRNIRVVTQAIINVLKSDDAVIKKALGIKDFEDVKRRGVIVGHDNRFLGPDFAKSVLSILSGEGARVFYGGETTTPEISASIEMLHAACSINITPSHNPANYQGFKFNPSDGGPAGKEITDQIESEANRLMISNFPEDSTNPDDVLCEDIDTTELYLKYIEERGTVDLGKVRSFLEKEDCLVVVDHVHGATRGRPQRLLNVSGGRLMLLRTEDDYLFGGVAPEPSGRNMAEAVRRLRESRARYRLGVIMDPDGDRIRFADHVMQIPMNYFGAMALHFLHVHKGIDGVAVKSVGTSNFVNAIAERHGIHVRETQVGFKNFRPFLIPSAKERAIVAFEESDGISGYNHTLEKDALFGLLLAIEMVATTGKNLSEYLSDLFKEYGYYYPDRSGIEVDRSLIGAPLKERLSIIRKRYPEGSTIKIGERALKVKKVITVDGTKLLLEDGSWLMIRPSGTEPKVRFYIESRTPEGKEAIFTTARRLTEEAIRG
- the leuB gene encoding 3-isopropylmalate dehydrogenase produces the protein MSNTYNIAVIPGDGTGPEVTNEGLKVLDAASRRFGFILDYTHYDFGGEYYLRTAVALPESAIDDLRGHDAILLGAIGHPAVKPGILEKGILLRIRFELDQYINLRPIRLYPGVECPLKDKGPEHIDFVVVRENTEGLYVGGGAFLRKDTPHEVAIQESVNTRYGAERCIRFAFEYCKKRNRDRKLTLCGKTNVLTFAWDLWQRTFDTVTKEYPDITADYAHVDAITMWFVKNPEWFDVIVTDNMFGDIITDLGAMIQGGMGIAAGGNINPEGVSMFEPIGGSAPKYTGRNVINPLAAICAGGMLLEHIGEEDAAATIEKAVMEVTGKHLKSLAAGKMGYSTTEVGDLVADYVSKI